The Rhinolophus ferrumequinum isolate MPI-CBG mRhiFer1 chromosome 13 unlocalized genomic scaffold, mRhiFer1_v1.p Super_scaffold_3, whole genome shotgun sequence genome window below encodes:
- the ZC3H8 gene encoding zinc finger CCCH domain-containing protein 8 translates to MDFENLFSKPPNPALGRKPATDSDNRISDEIDDTEIEETQEEKIKWQVKLKREPVPKKFRHFGNSPKNLLHRKSRSKDYDVYSDDVCGQESEDNFAKELQQYIQAKEMAKAAQSLPFPEESMKKEEDKGARKAVKQNNKNLKAARKNGKQKKMKRKWAGAADKGSKASPGNSGTQEQGGEPREKQQHVHMSQGFINQHTVERKGKQVCKYFLERKCIKGDQCKFDHDAEIEKKKEMCKFYVQGYCTRGENCLYLHNEYPCKFYHTGTKCYQGEHCKFSHAPLTADTQELLAKVLDTEKKSS, encoded by the exons ATGGATTTTGAGAATCTTTTCTCCAAACCCCCCAACCCGGCCCTCGGCAGGAAGCCGGCCACGGACTCCGATAACAG AATCAGTGATGAAATAGATGATACAGAAATTGAAGAAacacaagaagagaaaataaaatggcaagtAAAACTGAAGCGTGAGCCTGTCCCCAAAAAG TTTAGGCACTTTGGAAACTCCCCGAAGAATTTGCTACATAGAAAATCAAGAAGTAAGGACTATGATGTATACAGTGATGATGTTTGCGGTCAGGAATCTGAAGATAATTTCGCTAAAGAGCTTCAGCAGTATATACAAGCTAAAGAAATGGCAAAAGCTGCACAGTCCTTACCGTTTCCTGAAGAGTCcatgaagaaagaggaagacaaaggTGCCCGGAAAG CtgttaaacaaaacaataaaaaccttAAAGCTGCCCGCAAGAAtggtaaacagaagaaaatgaagcgGAAGTGGGCTGGCGCTGCAGACAAGGGCTCAAAAGCGTCACCAGGGAACAGTGGCACGCAGGAACAG GGTGGTGAGCCCAGAGAGAAGCAGCAGCACGTGCATATGAGTCAGGGGTTCATCAACCAGCACACCGTGGAGCGCAAGGGAAAGCAAGTGTGTAAATATTTCCTCGAAAGGAAATGCATTAAG GGAGACCAGTGTAAATTTGACCATGATGcagagatagagaagaaaaaggaaatgtgtaaGTTTTACGTACAGGGATATTGTACCAGAGGCGAAAACTGTCTGTATTTGCATA ATGAATACCCTTGCAAGTTTTACCATACAGGAACAAAATGTTACCAGGGAGAGCACTGCAAGTTTTCACATGCCCCTCTGACTGCTGACACACAAGAACTGTTGGCTAAA GTTTTGGATACTGAAAAGAAGTcatcatga